From Streptomyces sp. TLI_053, a single genomic window includes:
- a CDS encoding PH domain-containing protein, with the protein MSDIGLRVPHEYRVASNRVGGLAFTILLLSFGALLPIWKDKEFAPSTKAIGSLLVIGFCLLVIVGAARAGTLLTAEGITVRGIVRRRKLRWAEIARFAKAANPNAHAKGAPKFLTYAFRADGRKIHLPYIDDKHVLVDREVERLNALLAERRGDTD; encoded by the coding sequence ATGAGCGACATTGGACTGAGAGTTCCGCACGAGTACCGGGTGGCGTCGAACCGGGTCGGGGGGCTCGCGTTCACCATCCTGCTGCTGTCCTTCGGGGCGCTGCTGCCGATCTGGAAGGACAAGGAGTTCGCCCCGTCCACCAAGGCGATCGGTTCCCTGCTGGTGATCGGCTTCTGCCTGCTGGTGATCGTCGGCGCCGCCCGCGCCGGCACGCTGCTCACCGCCGAAGGGATCACCGTCCGCGGGATCGTGCGCCGCCGGAAGCTGCGCTGGGCCGAGATCGCCCGCTTCGCCAAGGCCGCCAACCCGAACGCGCACGCCAAGGGCGCACCCAAGTTCCTCACCTACGCGTTCCGCGCCGACGGCCGCAAGATCCACCTCCCCTACATCGACGACAAGCACGTCCTGGTGGACCGTGAGGTGGAACGGCTGAACGCGCTGCTGGCCGAGCGCCGCGGCGACACCGACTGA
- a CDS encoding MFS transporter, with protein MPADAAGATAGGTAAAADPAAPPGAGSAAAGAGRAAPGAGSAAAGAALLAQWTLACCAVWALLTVLPLHLTQRHHGAGTVAALVTEAVVSLRLMRILAGPALGRLRPRTAITAALGLGALAFGALAATGGSAVVLAAVLPVLGLGFGMNAMALKLIAAAAPDRRRARGFASQAVAVNLGMALGPLGGVALQQRFGTAAFCAAAACVHVVALGLVMLAGPPGEAAGAAVGAGRTRWKALLREPGPRMPLALTALGFVLYTQLFATLPLYAKEVLGAGGSLGTVFLVNGVLIIALQLPVTLLAGRLGVRPTTLCAVGFGCFAAAFACLGAGRTVAWLFAGVVLVTFAEMLLMPALDVLVGSAGSARHRAAHFSLAALATGLGEAVGSFSGVRVATADGLGTARLYTALAVLTAALLLGTTAVRLLRTARTAAAAAAAAGHDPGVPGDG; from the coding sequence GGGCCGGGAGCGCGGCGGCCGGGGCGGGGAGGGCGGCGCCCGGGGCCGGGAGCGCGGCGGCCGGGGCCGCCCTGCTCGCCCAGTGGACACTGGCCTGCTGCGCCGTCTGGGCCCTGCTCACCGTGCTGCCGCTGCACCTCACCCAGCGGCACCACGGCGCCGGCACGGTGGCGGCCCTGGTCACCGAGGCGGTCGTCAGCCTGCGCCTGATGCGGATCCTGGCGGGGCCCGCCCTGGGCAGGCTCCGCCCGCGCACCGCGATCACCGCCGCGCTGGGCCTCGGCGCGCTCGCGTTCGGCGCTCTCGCCGCGACCGGCGGCAGCGCCGTCGTCCTGGCGGCCGTCCTCCCGGTGCTCGGACTGGGGTTCGGCATGAACGCCATGGCCCTGAAGCTGATCGCCGCCGCCGCCCCGGACCGGCGTCGGGCAAGGGGCTTCGCCTCCCAGGCCGTCGCCGTCAACCTCGGCATGGCGCTGGGCCCGCTGGGCGGCGTCGCCCTCCAGCAGCGCTTCGGCACCGCCGCCTTCTGCGCAGCCGCGGCCTGCGTCCACGTGGTGGCGCTCGGCCTCGTCATGCTGGCGGGCCCGCCCGGGGAAGCTGCGGGGGCAGCCGTCGGTGCCGGGCGGACGCGGTGGAAGGCCCTGCTGCGGGAACCGGGGCCGAGAATGCCGCTCGCGCTCACCGCCCTCGGTTTCGTCCTGTACACCCAGCTCTTCGCGACACTTCCGCTGTATGCGAAGGAGGTGCTCGGCGCAGGGGGATCCCTGGGCACCGTGTTCCTCGTCAACGGCGTCCTGATCATCGCCCTGCAACTGCCGGTGACCCTGCTCGCCGGCCGCCTGGGCGTGCGGCCGACGACCCTGTGCGCCGTCGGTTTCGGGTGCTTCGCCGCGGCCTTCGCCTGCCTCGGCGCGGGACGGACCGTGGCATGGCTGTTCGCCGGGGTCGTCCTGGTCACCTTCGCCGAGATGCTGCTGATGCCCGCGCTCGATGTCCTCGTCGGCTCGGCCGGCTCCGCACGCCACCGTGCCGCCCACTTCTCCCTCGCCGCCCTCGCGACCGGGCTCGGCGAGGCGGTCGGCAGCTTCAGCGGCGTGCGGGTGGCCACCGCGGACGGGCTGGGCACCGCACGGCTGTACACCGCGCTCGCCGTACTCACCGCGGCCCTGCTCCTGGGGACCACGGCCGTCCGCCTCCTGCGGACCGCCCGGACCGCTGCGGCTGCGGCTGCCGCTGCGGGCCACGATCCCGGCGTTCCCGGTGACGGGTGA
- a CDS encoding aminotransferase class V-fold PLP-dependent enzyme, whose amino-acid sequence MRNENSAFNHGAEPLLDLTAIRADTPGCEAVIHFNNAGAGLMPRPVLGAMLDHLRLEATIGGYEASAARAAEVEDFHASLAELLGTRPGNIAFAASATHAYTKALSAIDFRPGDVILTTRNDFVSNQIAFLSLRRRHGVRIVHAPDLPDGGGVDVDAMAVLMRAHRPRLVAVTHVPTNSGLVQPVAEVGRHCRELDLLYLVDACQSVGQYPVDVDRIGCDLLTATCRKFLRGPRGSGFLYVSDRALAAGYEPLHIDMHGARWVAPGHYRPVATAARFEEWEFPYATVLGCAAAVRYALRVGLEPIARRTPALAGRLREQLAAVPGLRTLDGGPDPAALVTFAIEGWEAEPFKEALDARGINSALSYREFAQFDFADKEVSWCLRLSPHYYNTEDEVDTVAGAVAELAGSVR is encoded by the coding sequence ATGAGGAATGAGAATAGCGCTTTCAACCACGGTGCGGAACCGCTCCTGGACCTCACCGCCATCCGGGCCGACACCCCCGGTTGTGAGGCCGTGATCCACTTCAACAACGCCGGTGCCGGGCTGATGCCGCGTCCGGTGCTCGGGGCGATGCTCGACCACCTCCGACTGGAGGCGACCATCGGCGGGTACGAGGCGTCCGCCGCCCGGGCCGCAGAGGTCGAGGACTTCCACGCCTCGCTCGCCGAGCTCCTGGGCACCCGCCCGGGCAACATCGCCTTCGCCGCGAGCGCCACCCACGCCTACACCAAGGCCCTCTCCGCGATCGACTTCCGCCCCGGGGACGTCATCCTCACCACCCGCAACGACTTCGTCTCCAACCAGATCGCCTTCCTCTCCCTGCGCAGGCGCCACGGTGTCCGCATCGTGCACGCCCCCGACCTCCCGGACGGCGGCGGCGTCGACGTCGACGCCATGGCCGTGCTGATGCGCGCCCACCGCCCGCGCCTGGTCGCCGTCACGCACGTGCCCACCAACTCCGGCCTGGTGCAGCCGGTCGCCGAGGTCGGCCGGCACTGCCGCGAACTCGACCTGCTGTACCTGGTCGACGCCTGCCAGTCGGTCGGGCAGTATCCCGTCGACGTCGACCGGATCGGCTGCGACCTGCTCACCGCCACCTGCCGGAAGTTCCTGCGCGGGCCCCGCGGTTCGGGCTTCCTCTACGTCTCCGACCGGGCCCTCGCCGCCGGGTACGAGCCGCTGCACATCGACATGCACGGCGCACGCTGGGTCGCCCCCGGCCACTACCGTCCGGTCGCCACCGCGGCCCGGTTCGAGGAGTGGGAGTTCCCCTACGCCACCGTGCTCGGCTGCGCCGCCGCCGTCCGCTACGCGCTGCGGGTCGGCCTCGAACCGATCGCCCGGCGCACCCCGGCCCTGGCCGGACGGTTGCGCGAGCAGCTCGCGGCGGTGCCCGGCCTCCGCACCCTGGACGGCGGGCCGGACCCGGCCGCGCTGGTGACGTTCGCGATCGAGGGGTGGGAGGCCGAGCCGTTCAAGGAAGCACTGGACGCCCGCGGTATCAACTCCGCGCTCAGCTACCGGGAGTTCGCACAGTTCGACTTCGCCGACAAGGAGGTGTCGTGGTGCCTGCGGTTGTCGCCGCACTACTACAACACCGAGGACGAGGTCGACACGGTGGCGGGCGCGGTCGCAGAGCTCGCCGGGAGCGTCCGATGA
- a CDS encoding polysaccharide lyase family 8 super-sandwich domain-containing protein codes for MIPEPHSATRLPLSPTRPAHVPALPTHVPTRTRLPLSRRRLLQASAVALAAAGTWSALGVPTARAADPYDELRLRWRALLTGTGFDPAAQPFSSALTALGDRARTQQAAMAPTGGSLWPDLPLGTVSGNITASYLRLRTMALAWAQPGTGSTADPALATAVTTGLDHLHAIAYTPTTSNYNNWWDWQIGSPQALLDICVLVHPLLGPTRIADYCAAVDHSVPDSKVAAYTGTSTGANRVDLCRVLALRGVIGRNSPKLALASSALSPVFPYVLTGDGLYPDGSFVQHTWVPYTGSYGEVLLGGLSKLFGLLAGSTWAVTDPQRQTVFDAVDSAFAPFLYNGLVMDSVSGRAPSRGLQSGDPLHLQQDDHGRGHTIIGHILRLADSGAAPAAQSAAWRAAVKGWITRDTYRPYLTNAAVDVPELARAQALVNDSGTGPAAEPVGARLFAMDRAVVRRPGWAASLAMCSARTTFYETGNGENLRGWHTNNGLLAWWGSTFGNGQYSDAFWPTVNPYRLPGTTVSTKPLADAAGGTWGAARPDNTWAGGACDGTYAAAGQAVRGLSSTLSGVKSWFVLDDSIVCLGAGITCADGVPVETVVDNRNLGQTGQHALTVDGTAQPTTLGWSRRFTGARWAAIAGFGAYLFPGGATVDALREARTGSWHDINTGGTGETLTRRYLTLWFDHGTDPAAAGYSYLLMPGADATAAAARSTAPTVTVLANSASVQAITDSASGVTAANFFAAGTTGPVTVSAPASVLVRESSDTMTVTVADPGRTASTVQVTVARPGYRTADPAPGVTVLTTGDSVTLLVELGGTQGASRTVTLRTTGTAPAPATATRLAPTQDAYVRDGSYGDTNYGTATTLTVKNTDSSGSGFSRRALLGFDTSSVGGTVRRAVLWVRGAVADSGGTETSLQAFATTGGGWTETAVTWNRSPAPTTALGTGRISTAADWVGLDVTAAVATGGTVTLAVWQPLGAVGLAVNLNSRENAAFRPHLELITS; via the coding sequence TTGATCCCCGAGCCGCACTCCGCCACCCGCCTCCCGCTCTCCCCCACCCGTCCCGCGCACGTCCCCGCCCTTCCCACGCACGTCCCCACCCGCACCCGCCTCCCGCTCTCCCGTCGACGGCTGCTCCAGGCATCCGCCGTCGCCCTGGCCGCCGCAGGCACCTGGTCCGCCCTCGGTGTGCCGACGGCCCGGGCCGCCGACCCGTACGACGAGCTGCGCCTGCGCTGGCGGGCGCTGCTGACCGGCACCGGCTTCGATCCGGCCGCCCAGCCGTTCAGCTCCGCCCTCACCGCCCTCGGCGACCGCGCCCGCACCCAGCAGGCGGCGATGGCACCGACAGGCGGCTCCCTCTGGCCGGACCTGCCGCTCGGCACCGTCTCCGGCAACATCACCGCCAGCTACCTGCGGCTGCGCACCATGGCGCTGGCCTGGGCCCAGCCGGGCACCGGCTCGACCGCGGACCCGGCGCTCGCCACCGCCGTCACCACCGGCCTCGACCACCTGCACGCGATCGCCTACACCCCCACCACGAGCAACTACAACAACTGGTGGGACTGGCAGATCGGCAGCCCGCAGGCCCTGCTCGACATCTGCGTCCTGGTCCACCCGCTGCTCGGCCCCACCCGGATCGCCGACTACTGCGCGGCCGTGGACCACTCGGTCCCCGACTCGAAGGTGGCCGCCTACACCGGCACCTCCACCGGCGCGAACCGGGTCGACCTCTGCCGCGTGCTCGCGCTGCGCGGGGTGATCGGCCGGAACTCCCCCAAGCTGGCCCTGGCCTCCTCCGCGCTCTCCCCCGTCTTCCCGTACGTGCTCACCGGCGACGGCCTCTACCCGGACGGCTCGTTCGTGCAGCACACCTGGGTGCCGTACACCGGCTCGTACGGCGAGGTGCTGCTCGGCGGGCTGAGCAAGCTGTTCGGGCTGCTCGCCGGCTCCACCTGGGCCGTGACCGACCCGCAGCGGCAGACCGTGTTCGACGCGGTGGACTCCGCGTTCGCACCGTTCCTCTACAACGGCCTGGTGATGGACTCGGTGAGCGGCCGGGCGCCCAGCCGGGGACTGCAGAGCGGCGACCCGCTGCACCTGCAGCAGGACGACCACGGTCGCGGACACACGATCATCGGGCACATCCTGCGGCTCGCCGACTCCGGTGCGGCGCCGGCCGCGCAGTCGGCGGCGTGGCGGGCGGCGGTCAAGGGCTGGATCACCCGCGACACCTACCGCCCGTACCTCACCAACGCCGCCGTGGACGTCCCCGAACTCGCCCGCGCCCAGGCGCTGGTGAACGACTCCGGCACCGGACCGGCCGCCGAGCCGGTCGGCGCACGGCTCTTCGCGATGGACCGGGCGGTCGTCCGCCGGCCCGGCTGGGCGGCCTCGCTGGCCATGTGCTCGGCCCGCACCACCTTCTACGAGACCGGCAACGGCGAGAACCTGCGCGGCTGGCACACCAACAACGGCCTGCTCGCGTGGTGGGGTTCGACCTTCGGCAACGGCCAGTACTCGGACGCCTTCTGGCCGACCGTGAACCCGTACCGGCTGCCGGGGACCACCGTCTCCACCAAGCCCCTGGCGGACGCGGCGGGCGGCACCTGGGGAGCGGCCCGCCCGGACAACACCTGGGCGGGCGGCGCCTGCGACGGCACCTACGCGGCCGCCGGGCAGGCCGTGCGCGGCCTCTCCTCGACGCTGAGCGGCGTCAAGTCCTGGTTCGTACTCGACGATTCGATCGTCTGCCTGGGCGCGGGGATCACCTGCGCGGACGGCGTGCCGGTGGAGACCGTGGTCGACAACCGCAACCTCGGCCAGACCGGCCAGCACGCCCTCACCGTGGACGGCACGGCGCAGCCGACCACCCTCGGCTGGTCCCGGCGCTTCACCGGGGCCCGCTGGGCGGCGATCGCCGGATTCGGCGCCTACCTCTTCCCCGGCGGCGCGACGGTCGACGCGCTGCGCGAGGCCCGCACCGGCAGCTGGCACGACATCAACACCGGCGGCACCGGCGAGACGCTGACCCGCCGCTACCTGACGCTCTGGTTCGACCACGGCACCGACCCGGCCGCCGCCGGCTACTCCTACCTGCTGATGCCGGGCGCGGACGCCACGGCGGCGGCGGCCCGCTCGACCGCGCCGACCGTCACCGTCCTGGCCAACTCCGCCTCCGTGCAGGCGATCACCGACAGCGCCTCCGGCGTCACCGCCGCCAACTTCTTCGCCGCCGGCACCACCGGTCCGGTCACCGTGTCGGCACCCGCCTCCGTCCTGGTCCGCGAGTCGAGCGACACCATGACCGTCACCGTGGCGGACCCGGGGCGCACCGCCTCCACCGTCCAGGTCACCGTCGCCCGGCCGGGCTACCGGACGGCCGATCCCGCCCCGGGCGTCACCGTCCTCACCACCGGCGACTCGGTGACCCTGCTGGTCGAGCTGGGCGGCACCCAGGGCGCGAGCCGTACCGTGACCCTGCGCACCACCGGCACCGCGCCCGCACCGGCCACCGCGACCCGGCTGGCGCCGACCCAGGACGCCTACGTCCGGGACGGCTCGTACGGCGACACCAACTACGGGACGGCGACCACGCTCACCGTGAAGAACACCGACTCCAGCGGCAGCGGCTTCAGCCGGCGGGCGCTGCTGGGCTTCGACACCTCGAGCGTGGGCGGGACGGTCCGCCGGGCGGTGCTCTGGGTGCGCGGGGCGGTGGCCGACTCCGGCGGCACCGAGACCTCGCTCCAGGCCTTCGCCACCACCGGGGGCGGCTGGACGGAGACCGCGGTGACCTGGAACCGGTCCCCCGCCCCCACCACGGCGCTCGGCACCGGCCGGATCTCCACCGCCGCGGACTGGGTCGGCCTGGACGTCACCGCCGCCGTCGCCACCGGCGGCACGGTGACCCTCGCGGTCTGGCAGCCGCTCGGCGCGGTCGGGCTGGCGGTCAACCTGAACAGCAGGGAGAACGCCGCCTTCCGGCCCCACCTGGAGCTGATCACCTCCTGA
- a CDS encoding MFS transporter, which produces MIRTSTVPVATDSTDATDATATTDTADATDTAAAPRRSLWHNADFSRFWVGETLSLLGTQVTGLALPLTAIGAFGATDEQVGLLRFLQLAPYLGLALVIGVWADRYRRRPVMLGANLVRLVLLALIPVLYWCDALDLPLLMAIACTVGIASVVFDVSWMSYVPVLVKSPEYYVEASARLSTSSSAADIAGPGLGGVLVSAVGAPVALLANACSYAVSVVSLLLIRTTEPRPEPVAERHLWRELRDGMGWVMRDGVLRSLALIGFCCNFSMVTVWTMFLLYGNHDLHLGSETIGAVFATASVGGLIGALISRKVIDRFPLGKVYLVAQSVLLLGPSLVPTATGPRPVMIGMFVLSFFATYLGLGVAGVVIVGLRQAMTPQSMMGRMTAAFRTLLFGGGSLGGLSAGLLTGQLGARGALTVAAAGSAAVVIGLVLSPVRRLRTLPSAPDREAPAR; this is translated from the coding sequence ATGATCCGGACCTCGACCGTGCCGGTCGCCACGGACAGCACGGACGCCACGGACGCCACGGCCACCACAGACACCGCGGACGCCACGGACACCGCGGCCGCACCGCGCCGGAGCCTCTGGCACAACGCCGACTTCTCGCGGTTCTGGGTGGGAGAGACACTCTCCCTGCTCGGCACCCAGGTGACCGGCCTCGCGCTGCCGCTGACCGCCATCGGCGCGTTCGGCGCGACCGACGAACAGGTCGGGCTGCTGCGCTTCCTGCAACTGGCCCCCTACCTCGGGCTCGCACTGGTGATCGGCGTCTGGGCGGACCGGTACCGGAGGCGGCCGGTCATGCTCGGCGCGAACCTGGTCAGACTGGTCCTGCTCGCCCTGATACCGGTGCTGTACTGGTGCGACGCGCTCGACCTGCCCCTGCTGATGGCGATCGCCTGCACGGTCGGCATCGCGTCGGTGGTGTTCGACGTCAGCTGGATGTCGTACGTGCCGGTACTGGTCAAGAGCCCTGAGTACTACGTCGAGGCCAGTGCCCGGCTGAGCACCAGTTCCTCCGCCGCCGACATCGCCGGGCCCGGGCTCGGGGGCGTCCTGGTGTCGGCGGTGGGCGCGCCGGTGGCCCTGCTCGCCAACGCCTGCTCCTACGCGGTGTCCGTCGTCTCGCTGCTGCTGATCCGTACCACCGAGCCGCGCCCGGAACCGGTCGCCGAGCGGCACCTGTGGCGCGAACTCAGGGACGGCATGGGCTGGGTGATGCGCGACGGCGTGCTCCGGTCGCTCGCGCTGATCGGATTCTGCTGCAACTTCTCCATGGTCACGGTGTGGACGATGTTCCTGCTCTACGGCAACCACGACCTCCACCTCGGCTCGGAGACGATCGGCGCGGTCTTCGCGACCGCCTCCGTCGGCGGCCTGATCGGCGCGCTGATCTCGCGGAAGGTGATCGACCGGTTCCCGCTCGGCAAGGTCTACCTGGTTGCCCAGTCCGTACTGCTGCTCGGACCCTCGCTCGTCCCCACCGCCACCGGGCCGCGACCGGTGATGATCGGGATGTTCGTCCTGTCCTTCTTCGCCACCTACCTGGGCCTCGGCGTGGCCGGTGTCGTCATCGTCGGCCTGCGCCAGGCGATGACGCCGCAGTCGATGATGGGCAGGATGACCGCCGCGTTCCGGACCCTGCTGTTCGGCGGCGGCTCCCTGGGAGGCCTGTCCGCCGGCCTGCTCACCGGCCAACTCGGGGCCCGAGGAGCCCTGACCGTTGCCGCGGCCGGTTCCGCCGCCGTCGTCATCGGCCTCGTGCTCTCGCCGGTCCGCCGCCTCAGGACCCTGCCGTCCGCCCCCGACCGGGAGGCACCGGCGCGCTGA
- a CDS encoding PLP-dependent aminotransferase family protein, with amino-acid sequence MNNGSSTEALVAILRNEITRLAPGDRLPSSRDLIARHGVGPVTVSRAIALLSAEGAVVTRPGSGTYVAARRPRTAGGEPDTSWQAVALAGRQPLPDPSDERSAAPAAGTVALSGGYLHEDLQPTRLLGGALARAARRPDAWHRAPAAGLSTLRTVFARQAGGDVGPEDVLVTGGGQGALSMLFRALAAPGAPVLVESPTYPGALAAARAAGLRPVPVPMDDQGLRPDLLADAFAMTGARLLYCQPTFHNPTGTVLSPERRPRIVDVARAAGAFLIEDDFARNLGHGRPAPRPLVADDRDGTVVHLTSLTKPASPSLRIGAVVARGPVVRRLLGMRRVDDFFIARPLQEAAVELLSTPAWDRHLRGLAAALRHRCAVLADALAREVPDWTLSQLPEGGLHLWLRLPPGLTEAAVADAAAAHRVTVDPGGRHFPAEPPAAHLRLGFAAAAEPADLVEAAARLATAARQCTPTPG; translated from the coding sequence ATGAATAACGGTAGCAGTACCGAGGCCCTCGTGGCGATCCTCCGGAACGAGATCACCCGGCTCGCCCCGGGCGACCGCCTGCCCAGCAGCCGCGATCTGATCGCACGTCACGGGGTCGGACCGGTCACCGTCTCCCGGGCCATCGCGCTCCTGTCGGCCGAGGGAGCGGTCGTCACCCGGCCGGGGAGCGGGACCTACGTCGCCGCCCGCCGTCCGCGGACCGCCGGCGGCGAACCGGACACCTCCTGGCAGGCGGTCGCCCTGGCCGGCCGCCAGCCCCTTCCGGACCCCTCCGACGAGCGGTCCGCCGCGCCGGCGGCCGGCACCGTCGCCCTGTCCGGCGGCTACCTGCACGAGGACCTCCAGCCCACCCGGCTGCTCGGCGGCGCCCTCGCCCGGGCCGCCCGCCGCCCGGACGCCTGGCACCGCGCCCCGGCGGCCGGTCTGTCGACCCTGCGCACGGTCTTCGCCCGTCAGGCGGGCGGCGACGTCGGCCCCGAGGACGTTCTGGTGACCGGGGGCGGGCAGGGAGCGCTGTCCATGCTGTTCCGCGCCCTCGCGGCCCCCGGGGCCCCGGTCCTGGTCGAGTCACCGACGTACCCCGGCGCACTCGCCGCCGCCCGCGCCGCCGGACTGCGGCCGGTGCCCGTGCCGATGGACGACCAGGGCCTGCGCCCCGATCTGCTCGCCGACGCCTTCGCCATGACCGGCGCCCGGCTGCTCTACTGCCAGCCCACCTTCCACAACCCCACCGGCACCGTCCTCTCCCCCGAGCGGCGCCCTCGGATCGTCGACGTGGCACGCGCCGCCGGAGCCTTCCTGATCGAGGACGACTTCGCCCGGAACCTGGGCCACGGCCGTCCGGCGCCGCGCCCGCTGGTCGCCGACGACCGCGACGGCACCGTCGTCCACCTCACCTCGCTGACCAAGCCGGCCTCGCCCAGCCTGCGGATCGGCGCCGTCGTCGCCCGGGGCCCGGTCGTGCGGCGCCTGCTCGGGATGCGACGGGTCGACGACTTCTTCATCGCCCGCCCCCTCCAGGAGGCCGCGGTCGAACTGCTCAGCACCCCCGCCTGGGACCGCCACCTGCGCGGCCTGGCCGCAGCACTGCGGCACCGCTGCGCCGTCCTCGCCGATGCCCTCGCCCGCGAAGTGCCCGACTGGACGCTCTCGCAGCTGCCGGAAGGCGGCCTGCACCTGTGGCTCCGGCTTCCCCCCGGCCTCACGGAGGCGGCCGTCGCGGACGCCGCGGCGGCGCACCGGGTGACCGTCGACCCGGGCGGGCGCCACTTCCCGGCCGAACCACCCGCCGC